The Ochotona princeps isolate mOchPri1 chromosome 26, mOchPri1.hap1, whole genome shotgun sequence genome contains a region encoding:
- the MOK gene encoding MAPK/MAK/MRK overlapping kinase isoform X1, whose amino-acid sequence MQSLQDGSYYACKRMKQRFESMEQVNSLREIQALRRLNPHPNILTLHEVVFDRKSGCLALVCELMDMNIYELIRGRRQPLPEKTVMCYMYQLCLSLDHMHRNGIFHRDVKPENILIKQLVLKLGDFGSCRSVYSKQPYTEYISTRWYRAPECLLTDGFYTYKMDLWSAGCVFYEIASLRPLFPGANELDQISKIHDVIGTPAQETLTKFKQSRAMNFDFAFTKGSGIPLPAAKLSPQCLSLLRAMLAYDPDMRIAAHQALQHPYFREQRAAERQVMACHQEVLLPEHPSAPEPPSHSWQVAKQATKQKALKQQDSAPRRVGLGCAGQSPQAGLLSQSSPLLPAVLGPRPCGKAQLVAPAGRVLVAPLERPHVLSQADAQRDVRPQPRSWRLPTIDRKVGRY is encoded by the exons ATGCAGAGCCTTCAGGACGGGAGCTACTACGCATGCAAACGGATGAAGCAGCGCTTCGAGAG CATGGAGCAAGTGAACAGTCTACGGGAGATCCAAGCCCTGAGACGCCTGAATCCACACCCAAACATCCTCACGTTGCACGAGGTGGTGTT TGACAGGAAGTCTGGCTGCCTTGCACTGGTTTGTGAACTCATGGACATGAATATTTATGAGCTCATCCGAG GGAGGAGGCAGCCATTACCAGAAAAGACAGTCATGTGCTACATGTACCAGCTCTGCCTGTCCCTGGACCACATGCACAG GAACGGAATATTTCATCGAGATGTGAAACCTGAAAATATACTCATCAAG CAGCTTGTCCTGAAGCTAGGGGACTTTGGCTCCTGCCGGAGCGTCTACTCCAAACAGCCGTACACGGAGTACATCTCTACACGCTGGTACCGGGCCCCTGAGTGCCTACTGACGGATGGCTTCTACACCTACAAGATGGACCTGTGGAGCGCTGGCTGCGTGTTCTACGAGATTGCCAG CCTGCGGCCCCTCTTCCCCGGAGCCAATGAACTGGACCAGATTTCCAAAATCCACGACGTCATCGGCACACCCGCACAGGAGACTCTCACCAAGTTCAAGCA GTCAAGAGCTATgaattttgattttgcttttacaAAGGGGTCAGGGATACCTCTCCCAGCAGCCAAGCTGAGCCCGCAGTGCCTGTCCCTGCTGCGCGCCATGCTGGCCTATGACCCGGACATGCGCATCGCTGCCCACCAGGCCCTGCAGCACCCCTACTTCCGGGAGCAGAG GGCAGCCGAGCGGCAGGTCATGGCCTGCCATCAGGAAGTGCTCCTCCCAGAGCACCCATCAGCGCCGGAACCCCCCAGTCACAGCTGGCAGGTGGCTAAGCAGGCCACGAAGCAG AAGGCCCTGAAGCAGCAGGACAGTGCTCCTAGGAGAGTgggcctgggctgtgctgggcagtCACCACAGGCGGGGCTCCTGTCACAGTCCAGCCCTCTGCTGCCCGCTGTGCTCGGTCCCCGGCCCTGCGGGAAAGCCCAGCTGGTTGCGCCGGCTGGCAGAGTCCTAGTGGCCCCCCTGGAACGGCCACATGTCCTGTCTCAGGCGGACGCCCAGAGGGACGTGAGGCCTCAGCCAAGATCCTGGCGCCTGCCCACCATCGACAGGAAGGTGGGCCGCTACTGA
- the MOK gene encoding MAPK/MAK/MRK overlapping kinase isoform X2: MQSLQDGSYYACKRMKQRFESMEQVNSLREIQALRRLNPHPNILTLHEVVFDRKSGCLALVCELMDMNIYELIRGRRQPLPEKTVMCYMYQLCLSLDHMHRNGIFHRDVKPENILIKLVLKLGDFGSCRSVYSKQPYTEYISTRWYRAPECLLTDGFYTYKMDLWSAGCVFYEIASLRPLFPGANELDQISKIHDVIGTPAQETLTKFKQSRAMNFDFAFTKGSGIPLPAAKLSPQCLSLLRAMLAYDPDMRIAAHQALQHPYFREQRAAERQVMACHQEVLLPEHPSAPEPPSHSWQVAKQATKQKALKQQDSAPRRVGLGCAGQSPQAGLLSQSSPLLPAVLGPRPCGKAQLVAPAGRVLVAPLERPHVLSQADAQRDVRPQPRSWRLPTIDRKVGRY, from the exons ATGCAGAGCCTTCAGGACGGGAGCTACTACGCATGCAAACGGATGAAGCAGCGCTTCGAGAG CATGGAGCAAGTGAACAGTCTACGGGAGATCCAAGCCCTGAGACGCCTGAATCCACACCCAAACATCCTCACGTTGCACGAGGTGGTGTT TGACAGGAAGTCTGGCTGCCTTGCACTGGTTTGTGAACTCATGGACATGAATATTTATGAGCTCATCCGAG GGAGGAGGCAGCCATTACCAGAAAAGACAGTCATGTGCTACATGTACCAGCTCTGCCTGTCCCTGGACCACATGCACAG GAACGGAATATTTCATCGAGATGTGAAACCTGAAAATATACTCATCAAG CTTGTCCTGAAGCTAGGGGACTTTGGCTCCTGCCGGAGCGTCTACTCCAAACAGCCGTACACGGAGTACATCTCTACACGCTGGTACCGGGCCCCTGAGTGCCTACTGACGGATGGCTTCTACACCTACAAGATGGACCTGTGGAGCGCTGGCTGCGTGTTCTACGAGATTGCCAG CCTGCGGCCCCTCTTCCCCGGAGCCAATGAACTGGACCAGATTTCCAAAATCCACGACGTCATCGGCACACCCGCACAGGAGACTCTCACCAAGTTCAAGCA GTCAAGAGCTATgaattttgattttgcttttacaAAGGGGTCAGGGATACCTCTCCCAGCAGCCAAGCTGAGCCCGCAGTGCCTGTCCCTGCTGCGCGCCATGCTGGCCTATGACCCGGACATGCGCATCGCTGCCCACCAGGCCCTGCAGCACCCCTACTTCCGGGAGCAGAG GGCAGCCGAGCGGCAGGTCATGGCCTGCCATCAGGAAGTGCTCCTCCCAGAGCACCCATCAGCGCCGGAACCCCCCAGTCACAGCTGGCAGGTGGCTAAGCAGGCCACGAAGCAG AAGGCCCTGAAGCAGCAGGACAGTGCTCCTAGGAGAGTgggcctgggctgtgctgggcagtCACCACAGGCGGGGCTCCTGTCACAGTCCAGCCCTCTGCTGCCCGCTGTGCTCGGTCCCCGGCCCTGCGGGAAAGCCCAGCTGGTTGCGCCGGCTGGCAGAGTCCTAGTGGCCCCCCTGGAACGGCCACATGTCCTGTCTCAGGCGGACGCCCAGAGGGACGTGAGGCCTCAGCCAAGATCCTGGCGCCTGCCCACCATCGACAGGAAGGTGGGCCGCTACTGA
- the WDR20 gene encoding WD repeat-containing protein 20 isoform X3, with the protein MKSYFGGLLCVCWSPDGKYIVTGGEDDLVTVWSFVDCRVIARGHGHKSWVSVVAFDPYTTSVEESDPMELSGSDEDFQDLLHFGRDRANSTQSRLSKRNSTDSRPVSVTYRFGSVGQDTQLCLWDLTEDILFPHQPLSRARTHTNVMNATSAPAGSSGNSVTTPGNPVPPPLPRSNSLPHSAVSSAGSKSSVVDGAVASGVSKFATLSLHDRKERHHEKDHKRNHSMGHISSKSSDKLNLVTKAKTDPAKTLGTPLCPRMEEVPLLEPLICKKIAHERLTVLIFLEDCIVTACQEGFICTWGRPGKVGLLSSPSQARAPGGTIV; encoded by the exons ATGAAGAGCTACTTTGGGGGCTTGCTGTGCGTGTGCTGGAGTCCCGACGGCAAGTACATCGTGACCGGCGGAGAGGACGACTTGGTGACAGTCTGGTCTTTTGTAGACTGCCGAGTCATAGCGAGAGGCCACGGGCACAAGTCCTGGGTCAGTGTGGTGGCCTTTGACCCCTATACCACTAGTGTGGAAGAAAGCGACCCGATGGAGCTCAGCGGCAGTGACGAGGACTTCCAGGACCTTCTGCACTTTGGCAGAGACCGAGCCAACAGTACCCAGTCGCGGCTGTCCAAGCGGAACTCGACCGACAGCCGCCCCGTCAGCGTGACCTACCGCTTTGGCTCGGTGGGCCAGGACACGCAGCTCTGCCTGTGGGACCTCACCGAGGACATCCTGTTCCCTCACCAGCCCCTCTCGCGCGCAAGGACACACACCAATGTCATGAATGCCACCAGTGCCCCTGCTGGGAGCAGCGGGAACAGTGTTACAACACCCGGGAACCCCGTACCCCCTCCCCTGCCGCGGTCCAACAGCCTGCCCCACTCGGCCGTCTCCAGCGCGGGCAGCAAGAGCAGCGTGGTGGATGGCGCCGTCGCATCTGGGGTCAGCAAGTTCGCCACGCTCTCTCTCCACGATCGGAAGGAGAGGCACCACGAGAAAGACCACAAGCGGAACCACAGCATGGGACACATTTCTAGCAAGAGTAGTGACAAACTGAACCTAGTTACTAAAGCCAAAACGGACCCAGCTAAAACTCTGGGCACACCTCTGTGTCCTCGGATGGAAGAGGTTCCTTTGTTAGAACCGCTGATCTGTAAAAAGATCGCACACGAAAGACTGACGGTGTTAATTTTCCTTGAAGACTGTATAGTTACTGCTTGTCAGGAGGGATTTATTTGCACATGGggaaggcctgggaaagtg GGCTTATTGTCATCCCCAAGCCAGGCCAGAGCTCCAGGTGGGACTATAGTGTAG